One window from the genome of Helicobacter pylori encodes:
- a CDS encoding saccharopine dehydrogenase family protein codes for MHTVLQIGAGGVGSVVAHKMGMNRDVFKNIILASRSLDKCYAIKESMLKKGLGEIGVEQVDADDTQALVALIQKHKPKVVVNVALPYQDLTIMQACLETKTHYIDTANYEHPDLAKFEYKEQWAFDRAYKEVGILGVLGAGFDPGVTNAYVAHAQKHHFDTIHTLDILDCNAGDHKRPFATNFNPEINLREVSSKGRYYENGKWIETKPLEIKQVWAYPQIGEMDSYLLYHEELESLVKNIKGLRRARFFMTFSQNYLTHMKCLENVGMLGIKEIEHQGVKIVPIQFLKTLLPDPATLAKDTTGKTNIGCYMTGIKNSQDKTLYIYNVCDHKKCYEEVGSQAISYTTGVPAMCAAKMICNDTWSADNFRAGVFNIEELNTDPFMEELIKQGLPYEVIER; via the coding sequence TTGCATACAGTATTACAAATTGGAGCTGGTGGCGTAGGCAGTGTGGTAGCACACAAAATGGGCATGAACAGAGATGTGTTTAAAAATATCATTTTAGCGAGCAGGAGTTTAGACAAATGCTATGCGATTAAAGAAAGCATGCTCAAAAAGGGTTTGGGGGAAATTGGCGTTGAACAAGTGGATGCAGATGATACGCAAGCCTTAGTCGCTTTAATTCAAAAACACAAGCCTAAAGTCGTTGTTAATGTGGCTTTACCCTATCAGGATTTAACGATCATGCAAGCATGTTTAGAGACTAAAACGCATTACATTGATACCGCCAATTACGAACACCCGGATTTAGCGAAATTTGAATACAAAGAGCAATGGGCGTTTGATAGGGCTTATAAAGAAGTGGGGATTTTAGGGGTTTTAGGGGCTGGGTTTGATCCGGGCGTTACTAACGCTTATGTCGCTCACGCTCAAAAACACCATTTTGACACTATCCACACTTTAGATATTTTAGATTGTAACGCTGGGGATCACAAACGCCCTTTTGCCACGAATTTTAACCCTGAAATCAATTTAAGGGAAGTCAGCTCTAAAGGGCGTTATTATGAAAACGGCAAATGGATTGAAACAAAGCCTTTAGAAATCAAGCAAGTGTGGGCTTACCCGCAGATTGGCGAAATGGATTCGTATCTTTTATACCATGAAGAATTGGAATCGTTAGTCAAAAACATTAAGGGCTTAAGAAGGGCTAGGTTTTTTATGACTTTCTCTCAAAATTATTTAACCCACATGAAATGCTTAGAAAATGTCGGCATGCTAGGTATTAAAGAAATAGAGCATCAAGGCGTAAAAATCGTGCCGATACAATTTTTAAAAACCTTGCTTCCGGATCCAGCGACTCTAGCCAAAGACACCACCGGTAAAACCAACATTGGGTGCTATATGACCGGCATTAAAAACAGCCAAGACAAAACGCTCTACATTTACAACGTGTGCGATCATAAAAAGTGCTATGAAGAAGTGGGTTCGCAAGCCATAAGCTACACCACCGGCGTGCCAGCGATGTGTGCGGCTAAAATGATTTGCAATGACACTTGGAGCGCGGATAATTTTAGGGCCGGGGTGTTTAACATAGAAGAATTAAACACCGATCCTTTCATGGAAGAATTGATCAAACAAGGCTTGCCTTATGAAGTGATTGAGCGCTAG
- the gltS gene encoding sodium/glutamate symporter, protein MQEIKLDIYATLVCMVLVLLLGRYVISKVKFLRDYDIPEPVVGGVLVAFTIMLARQFYNFGLQFDSSLKDPLMLTFFITIGLSADFKSLQKGGKMLAVFLLAVAGFVVCQNAVGISIASLLGVNPLMGLLGGSIALVGGHGTSAAWANFFTQAPYNFSSSLEVGMACATFGLVSGGIIGGPVAKYLISKYKLEPKDTKEKDTLEGVVSKGFETPKEQRLITASSFVETLALIAIALLVGTFLSHLMPKSFTLPTFVWCLFVGVILRNALSFFKIHSVFDREVSVIGNVSLSLFLAYALMSVNLLELLKLAVPLAVILSVQVVFMILYVVLVTFRVCGKDYDAAVLCAGHCGFGLGATPTAMVNMQTITNHYGPSHVAFIVVPLVGAFFVDIINALAIKGFLLLPFFPS, encoded by the coding sequence TTGCAAGAAATTAAGTTGGATATTTATGCCACTTTAGTGTGCATGGTTTTAGTGCTGCTTTTGGGGCGTTATGTGATTTCTAAAGTCAAGTTTTTACGCGATTATGATATTCCAGAGCCTGTTGTGGGCGGGGTTTTAGTCGCTTTTACTATCATGTTAGCGCGTCAATTTTACAATTTTGGCTTGCAGTTTGATTCTTCTTTAAAAGATCCTTTAATGCTGACTTTTTTTATCACCATTGGTTTGAGCGCGGATTTCAAATCTTTACAAAAAGGCGGCAAAATGCTTGCGGTCTTTTTGCTGGCTGTGGCGGGGTTTGTGGTGTGTCAAAATGCAGTGGGGATTTCTATCGCTAGCCTTTTAGGGGTCAATCCTTTAATGGGGCTTTTAGGGGGATCTATCGCTTTAGTGGGAGGGCATGGCACTAGCGCGGCATGGGCTAATTTTTTCACCCAAGCACCTTATAATTTTAGCTCCAGTTTAGAAGTGGGCATGGCATGCGCGACTTTTGGCTTGGTGAGTGGGGGGATTATTGGAGGGCCTGTCGCTAAATATTTGATTTCTAAATACAAACTAGAGCCTAAAGACACTAAAGAAAAAGACACTTTAGAGGGCGTGGTGTCTAAAGGCTTTGAAACCCCTAAAGAGCAGCGCCTAATCACCGCATCCAGTTTTGTAGAAACTTTAGCTCTAATTGCGATCGCTTTATTGGTGGGGACTTTTTTATCGCACTTGATGCCTAAAAGTTTCACCTTGCCGACTTTTGTGTGGTGCTTGTTTGTGGGGGTTATTTTAAGAAACGCCTTGTCGTTTTTTAAGATCCATAGCGTGTTTGACAGAGAGGTTTCAGTCATAGGGAATGTGAGTTTGAGCTTGTTTTTAGCCTACGCTTTAATGAGCGTGAATTTATTGGAATTGTTAAAACTCGCTGTGCCATTAGCGGTTATTTTGAGCGTTCAAGTGGTGTTTATGATCCTTTATGTGGTGCTGGTAACCTTTAGGGTATGCGGGAAGGATTATGATGCGGCGGTGTTGTGCGCGGGGCATTGCGGTTTTGGGCTTGGAGCGACTCCAACGGCTATGGTGAATATGCAAACCATCACCAACCACTACGGGCCATCGCATGTAGCGTTTATTGTCGTGCCTTTGGTGGGAGCGTTTTTTGTTGATATTATTAACGCTTTAGCGATTAAAGGCTTTTTGCTCTTGCCTTTTTTCCCGTCATGA
- a CDS encoding bifunctional diaminohydroxyphosphoribosylaminopyrimidine deaminase/5-amino-6-(5-phosphoribosylamino)uracil reductase produces the protein MRLYESLLEMCLNKAWEYQTLALENPSVACMVLDKNHEILSLETHKKAKTPHAEVLAAKSALKILRPHLKNDLEKLEDPKTLSDFLKTRHDNAFTDCVFLITLEPCNSYGKTPACSELLEILKPKRVVIATEENKAKKGGLARLQKARIETIICHNLENKAKDLLLPFRVMEQKGRFNLFKLALRMNGDYYHGKITGQKSVIFTHNQRAVCNTLIISGKTIRTDNPLLDTRFCDNFYQGKNPNIAILSKRSISPHSKVFFAPNRLVSIFNNPKDLPLEKGFNFIEGGWGLFESLRDKIDVLLLHSHASMIGEAFNTLALKTPFKGRLLHAQILENEALLWIENS, from the coding sequence ATGAGACTTTATGAAAGTTTATTAGAAATGTGCTTGAATAAGGCATGGGAGTATCAAACCCTAGCCTTAGAAAATCCGAGCGTGGCTTGCATGGTGTTAGATAAAAACCATGAGATCTTGAGTTTAGAAACCCACAAAAAAGCCAAAACCCCGCATGCAGAAGTCTTAGCCGCCAAATCAGCGTTAAAGATTTTACGCCCCCATTTAAAAAACGATTTAGAAAAATTAGAAGACCCTAAAACTTTAAGCGATTTTTTAAAAACGCGCCACGATAACGCTTTTACAGACTGCGTTTTTTTAATCACCCTAGAGCCATGCAATTCTTATGGCAAAACCCCAGCGTGCAGCGAATTGTTAGAAATTTTAAAGCCTAAAAGAGTGGTCATTGCCACAGAAGAAAACAAAGCGAAAAAAGGGGGTTTAGCAAGGCTACAAAAGGCTCGTATTGAAACAATAATTTGCCATAATTTAGAAAACAAGGCTAAAGACTTGCTCTTGCCTTTTAGGGTAATGGAACAAAAGGGGCGTTTTAATTTGTTCAAACTCGCTTTAAGAATGAATGGGGATTATTATCATGGCAAGATCACCGGGCAAAAAAGCGTTATTTTCACGCACAACCAGCGAGCGGTATGCAACACTCTTATTATTTCTGGGAAAACCATAAGAACGGACAACCCCTTATTAGACACCCGCTTTTGCGATAATTTTTATCAAGGTAAAAACCCCAATATCGCTATTTTATCCAAGCGCTCAATTAGCCCCCATTCAAAAGTTTTTTTTGCACCCAATCGTTTGGTTAGTATTTTCAACAACCCTAAAGATTTACCCCTAGAGAAAGGGTTTAATTTCATTGAAGGGGGGTGGGGATTGTTTGAGAGCTTGAGGGACAAAATTGATGTATTGCTTTTGCATTCGCATGCGTCTATGATTGGCGAAGCGTTTAATACGCTCGCTTTAAAAACCCCTTTTAAAGGGCGGTTGTTGCATGCGCAAATCTTAGAAAATGAAGCCCTTTTATGGATAGAAAACTCTTAA
- a CDS encoding tRNA1(Val) (adenine(37)-N6)-methyltransferase: MDRKLLRLYQPLNAYSYNSDSLFLYDFSRPFIKNSGAILDIGSGCGVLGLLCARDNPLASVHLVEKDSKMAFCSQKNALKFPNAQVFEGDFLDFNPPILYDVIVCNPPFYALGSIKSQIKGHARHQSELDFASLVAKVKKCLKPKGYFIFCYEALSLCLVVEGLKSVKLTLETLRFVQSFKDKNAHLMLGAARSNSKSALKVLPPLITHHSKNQSDNTKEVLSIYQICNTYSIKALLN; this comes from the coding sequence ATGGATAGAAAACTCTTAAGATTATACCAGCCCTTAAACGCTTATTCTTACAATAGCGATTCGCTTTTTTTATACGATTTTTCACGCCCTTTTATCAAAAATAGCGGCGCGATTTTAGACATAGGCTCAGGGTGTGGGGTTCTAGGCTTGCTCTGCGCTAGAGATAACCCGCTAGCGAGCGTTCATTTAGTGGAAAAGGATAGCAAAATGGCGTTTTGTTCCCAAAAAAACGCCCTTAAATTCCCTAACGCTCAAGTGTTTGAGGGTGATTTTTTAGATTTCAACCCCCCGATTTTGTATGATGTGATTGTGTGCAACCCTCCTTTTTATGCTTTAGGCTCTATTAAATCTCAAATTAAAGGGCATGCGAGGCACCAGAGCGAATTAGACTTCGCTTCTTTAGTGGCTAAAGTGAAAAAATGCCTGAAACCTAAAGGGTATTTTATTTTTTGCTATGAAGCCTTGTCGCTTTGCTTGGTGGTAGAGGGTTTAAAAAGCGTCAAACTCACGCTAGAGACTTTAAGGTTTGTCCAAAGTTTTAAAGACAAAAACGCCCATTTGATGCTTGGAGCGGCTAGGAGTAATTCCAAAAGTGCTCTAAAAGTTCTGCCCCCTTTAATCACGCACCATTCCAAAAACCAAAGCGACAACACCAAAGAAGTTTTAAGCATCTATCAAATTTGTAACACTTATTCTATCAAAGCGCTTCTAAACTAG
- a CDS encoding heavy metal translocating P-type ATPase yields the protein MKCSHCQLEFKESELFKEMINHKELYFCCTGCARVYALLLDLNLESFYDKLNDSTLAPVTPQNSMSALELEQALEENNKSDFILNLLLEKTHCNACLWLNQKVLERLKGVKKVSVNFTTHHLQIVFDKSLNPKEIIQKIESLGYGAKIYNAKNYTLKAQKEQRSYLLTLSVGFFATMNLMFIAIAKYASYGSASYGGAGYGSGMDKLMQRNLDLVSLFLSLLVLVVVGRFFIKGAFYGLKNGVLGMDLSVSFGALSAFVYSIYAMLVSQETYFEASSTILTLVFGSKFLELKARLFANEKCLALESHEIHSVIVVENGKQIEKHPKDVAIGSVVWVPSGAKIALDGVLLNNASVDASLISGEFKPLELGVNDPILGGYVNVGVPFSYQVSANFQNSRLSSLLETLKKSFLEKPLIESSANQIADIFSKAVLFLAFISFLLWQFGLGGNFEKALMVCISVLVISCPCAFALATPIALVIGVFKNPLIVFKEALFLETLAKVKKIFIDKTGTLTQKEVLLKEKIIYEEFDGRLLKSLLKTREHLAHSAILKSLDGDEVNLEKIEFFAHGLKASYQNETLLVGSLKFLNAMGVDLKVKEGANIMVGFAKNKTLCALFILEERLKANAKEVIQALQNQGLELEILSGDNESSVKECAKKLGISKYHAHLTPEDKAQTISSYKGVCAMIGDGNNDALALKQASVSLGFEKSALSKSACDILLLEEDLSLLEKAFHNAQKVYQVVLQNIVLSLIYNAVLIPVAMLGYINPLIASLSMSASSLLVVLNSLRLKRS from the coding sequence ATGAAATGTTCGCATTGCCAGTTGGAGTTTAAAGAAAGTGAGCTTTTTAAAGAGATGATCAATCATAAAGAATTGTATTTTTGCTGCACGGGGTGCGCTAGGGTGTATGCGTTGTTGTTGGATTTGAATTTAGAGAGTTTTTATGACAAGTTAAACGATTCCACTCTAGCCCCCGTAACGCCCCAGAATTCAATGAGCGCTTTGGAATTAGAACAAGCCCTTGAAGAAAACAATAAAAGCGATTTTATCCTTAATCTTTTACTAGAAAAAACGCATTGTAACGCTTGCTTGTGGCTCAATCAAAAGGTTTTAGAGCGCTTGAAGGGGGTTAAAAAAGTGAGCGTGAATTTCACCACCCACCACTTGCAAATCGTGTTTGACAAGTCCTTAAACCCTAAAGAGATTATTCAAAAAATTGAAAGTTTGGGTTATGGGGCTAAAATTTATAACGCAAAAAATTACACCCTAAAAGCCCAAAAAGAGCAACGCTCCTATTTGCTCACTTTAAGCGTGGGGTTTTTTGCTACCATGAATTTGATGTTTATTGCCATTGCTAAATACGCAAGCTATGGTAGCGCGAGTTATGGCGGTGCGGGTTATGGTAGTGGCATGGATAAGCTCATGCAAAGGAATTTGGATCTCGTATCGCTCTTTTTAAGTTTGTTGGTGTTAGTGGTGGTGGGGCGTTTTTTCATTAAGGGGGCGTTTTATGGGCTAAAAAATGGCGTTTTGGGCATGGATTTGAGCGTGTCTTTTGGAGCGTTATCGGCGTTTGTTTATTCCATTTATGCCATGTTAGTGTCTCAAGAGACTTATTTTGAAGCGAGCAGCACGATTCTAACGCTTGTTTTTGGCTCTAAGTTTTTGGAATTAAAAGCCAGGCTGTTTGCGAATGAAAAATGTTTGGCCTTAGAATCGCATGAAATCCATAGCGTGATCGTTGTAGAAAATGGCAAACAAATAGAAAAACACCCTAAAGATGTGGCGATAGGCTCTGTTGTTTGGGTGCCAAGCGGGGCTAAAATCGCACTAGATGGCGTGCTTTTAAATAACGCGAGCGTGGATGCGTCTTTGATCAGTGGGGAGTTTAAGCCTTTGGAATTGGGGGTTAATGATCCAATTTTAGGGGGTTATGTGAATGTGGGCGTGCCTTTTAGCTATCAAGTGAGTGCAAATTTTCAAAACTCACGCCTTTCTAGTTTGTTAGAAACTTTAAAAAAGAGTTTTTTAGAAAAGCCCTTAATTGAGAGCAGCGCGAATCAAATTGCGGATATTTTTTCTAAAGCGGTGTTGTTTTTAGCCTTTATAAGCTTTTTGTTGTGGCAATTTGGTTTGGGGGGTAATTTTGAAAAAGCCTTAATGGTGTGTATTAGCGTGTTAGTCATCAGTTGCCCTTGCGCATTCGCCTTGGCTACGCCCATTGCGTTAGTGATAGGGGTGTTTAAAAACCCTTTGATCGTGTTTAAAGAAGCGTTGTTTTTAGAAACTCTGGCTAAAGTGAAAAAAATCTTTATAGACAAAACCGGCACCCTCACGCAAAAAGAAGTCCTTTTAAAAGAAAAAATCATTTATGAAGAATTTGATGGAAGGCTTTTAAAGAGCCTTTTAAAAACCAGGGAGCATTTAGCCCATAGCGCGATTCTTAAATCATTAGATGGCGATGAGGTTAATTTAGAAAAGATAGAGTTTTTCGCTCATGGCTTAAAAGCGAGCTATCAAAACGAAACTTTGCTAGTGGGGAGTTTGAAATTTTTAAACGCTATGGGGGTTGATTTAAAGGTCAAAGAGGGCGCTAATATCATGGTAGGTTTTGCGAAAAACAAGACCTTATGCGCGTTATTCATTTTAGAAGAGCGTTTGAAAGCTAACGCTAAAGAAGTCATTCAGGCTTTACAAAATCAAGGCTTAGAATTAGAAATTTTAAGCGGGGATAATGAAAGCTCGGTTAAGGAGTGCGCGAAAAAATTAGGGATTTCTAAGTATCATGCCCATTTGACCCCTGAAGATAAGGCTCAAACCATCAGTTCTTATAAGGGCGTGTGTGCGATGATAGGCGATGGCAATAATGACGCGCTGGCCTTAAAACAAGCGAGCGTTTCTTTGGGGTTTGAAAAAAGCGCTTTGAGTAAAAGCGCATGCGATATTTTGCTTTTAGAAGAGGATTTGAGTTTGCTAGAAAAAGCGTTTCATAACGCTCAAAAAGTCTATCAAGTGGTGTTGCAAAACATTGTTTTGAGCTTGATTTATAACGCTGTTTTAATCCCAGTCGCTATGCTAGGATACATTAACCCTTTAATAGCGAGTTTGAGCATGAGCGCTAGCTCTCTCTTAGTGGTCTTAAATTCTTTGAGGTTGAAACGCTCTTAA
- a CDS encoding CopD family copper resistance protein, with product MDAIYPYVLVVHLLCAIIFIGYLFFDGVIFPNVKKMFGEEFANKANTGITQRAIKIMPLCVLGLVLTGGMMLSQYMGGDKGWCETPFQKILMLKVILALSIFLLVLFSLSCKFLGKKNPIGKYIHPIALTFGFLIAILAKTMWFV from the coding sequence ATGGATGCGATTTATCCTTATGTGTTGGTTGTTCATTTATTGTGCGCCATTATTTTTATTGGCTACTTGTTTTTTGATGGGGTAATTTTCCCTAATGTGAAGAAAATGTTTGGCGAAGAGTTTGCCAATAAAGCGAATACAGGAATCACTCAAAGAGCGATCAAAATCATGCCCTTATGCGTTTTAGGGCTTGTTTTAACAGGGGGCATGATGCTTAGTCAATACATGGGGGGCGATAAAGGCTGGTGTGAAACCCCTTTTCAAAAGATACTCATGCTTAAAGTGATCTTAGCGTTAAGCATTTTTCTTTTGGTGCTTTTTTCTTTATCGTGTAAGTTTTTGGGCAAGAAAAACCCTATTGGTAAATATATCCACCCTATCGCTCTAACTTTTGGCTTTTTAATCGCCATTTTAGCCAAAACGATGTGGTTTGTTTAA
- a CDS encoding outer membrane protein has product MVFNFMTKKKNRMQDCKMVCKNFNRKESVLIAQSLDISKKGSVILGALLSSLWLTNPLNAHEKNGAFVGISLEVGRADQKTNAYKNGELFQVPFGDVSANDNGKVPDGQTGGCQPASGTPGTPGYTKANCVVNWTSRTMLSTNKNIPGRNQPMYGLGVMTGYKHFIGKKRWFGLRYYGFFDYGHTNFSNSRAANAISPFYLSDQKADMYTYGLGTDMLFNIIDKPKATAGFFLGVNFAGNTWTNNRVGYFKDGYVYGVNTDADAYMTNADGTITCGDTTPASCDVGINPNSVYTTGKLNAKVNHTIFQFLVNVGVRTNIFEHHGIEFGIKIPTLPNYFFKGSTTIRAKKQGPLENGQPTTITGAETNFSLTQTLRRQYSMYLRYVYTF; this is encoded by the coding sequence GTGGTGTTCAATTTTATGACAAAGAAGAAAAATAGAATGCAAGATTGCAAAATGGTTTGTAAAAATTTTAATCGTAAGGAATCTGTTTTGATAGCTCAATCTTTAGATATTTCTAAAAAAGGCTCGGTAATTTTAGGCGCTCTTTTGAGTTCGTTATGGCTGACAAACCCCTTAAATGCCCATGAAAAGAATGGCGCGTTTGTGGGGATTAGCTTGGAAGTGGGTAGGGCTGATCAAAAGACCAACGCTTATAAAAACGGCGAATTGTTTCAAGTGCCTTTTGGCGATGTTTCAGCCAATGATAATGGTAAAGTCCCTGACGGGCAGACCGGTGGCTGTCAGCCAGCTTCAGGGACGCCAGGAACGCCAGGCTACACTAAAGCTAATTGCGTAGTCAATTGGACTTCTCGCACCATGCTTAGCACCAACAAAAACATTCCTGGCCGTAACCAGCCGATGTATGGGCTAGGCGTGATGACAGGCTATAAGCATTTTATCGGTAAAAAAAGGTGGTTTGGGTTGCGTTATTATGGCTTTTTTGATTATGGGCATACCAACTTCTCTAACTCCAGAGCCGCTAACGCTATATCGCCTTTTTATTTGAGCGATCAAAAAGCAGACATGTATACTTATGGTTTGGGCACAGACATGCTTTTTAACATTATAGACAAGCCTAAGGCCACGGCCGGGTTTTTTCTAGGCGTGAATTTTGCGGGTAACACTTGGACTAACAATCGTGTGGGGTATTTTAAGGACGGGTATGTTTATGGCGTCAATACGGACGCTGACGCTTACATGACTAACGCTGATGGCACAATCACTTGCGGGGACACGACGCCGGCGAGTTGTGATGTGGGGATTAATCCTAATAGCGTTTATACCACAGGAAAATTAAACGCTAAGGTGAATCACACGATTTTCCAATTTTTAGTGAATGTGGGGGTTAGAACCAATATTTTTGAACACCATGGCATTGAGTTTGGTATCAAAATCCCCACGCTCCCTAATTACTTTTTCAAAGGCTCTACTACTATAAGGGCGAAAAAACAAGGCCCGCTAGAGAATGGCCAACCGACCACTATCACCGGAGCAGAAACCAATTTCAGCTTAACCCAAACCTTACGCCGTCAGTATTCTATGTATTTGCGTTATGTTTATACTTTTTAA